A portion of the Tachyglossus aculeatus isolate mTacAcu1 chromosome 24, mTacAcu1.pri, whole genome shotgun sequence genome contains these proteins:
- the STX19 gene encoding syntaxin-19, with protein MKDRLQELKQRSKEFELSRVNSCTASAGAEEQREFPQQAVIYEREPVVERHLHEVQRLQENINTLAEDVQKFGQEQKSLVASMRRFSVLKKESSITRVLKTEAEHINKGLDDFLKEVKKSEAESGPSSAMTRILRSQHAAMFRQFQRIMFTYNDTIATKREKCKTFIFRQLEVAGKEVTEEEVNDMLQQGKWEVFNESLLTEVSITKAQLSEIEQRHKELINLENQLKDLRDIFLQISLLVEEQGESINNIEMMVNNTQEYVYKTEEKFRLAVRYKKRNPCRVLCCWCCPCCK; from the coding sequence ATGAAAGATCGCCTACAGGAGCTGAAGCAGCGCTCAAAGGAATTTGAACTCTCAAGGGTGAATAGCTGCACAGCTTCAGCAGGggcagaagaacaaagggagtttcCACAACAAGCTGTCATTTACGAACGAGAACCTGTTGTTGAAAGGCACCTACATGAAGTCCAAAGACTTCAGGAGAATATTAACACTTTGGCAGAGGATGTTCAAAAATTTGGTCAGGAGCAGAAGAGCTTGGTGGCTTCGATGAGGAGATTCAGTGTTCTCAAGAAAGAGTCCAGCATTACCAGAGTGCTAAAAACAGAAGCAGAACATATTAATAAGGGCTTGGATGATTTTTTGAAAGAAGTTAAGAAGTCAGAAGCGGAAAGTGGACCATCATCAGCCATGACAAGGATTCTTAGGTCTCAACATGCTGCCATGTTCCGACAATTCCAGCGTATAATGTTTACGTACAACGACACCATAGCAACGAAGCGAGAAAAATGTAAGACGTTTATTTTCCGTCAGCTTGAAGTTGCCGGAAAAGAAGTAACTGAAGAAGAGGTGAACGATATGCTGCAACAAGGGAAATGGGAGGTTTTCAATGAAAGTTTGCTCACAGAAGTTAGTATCACTAAAGCTCAACTATCCGAGAttgaacagaggcacaaagaacttattAACTTGGAGAACCAGCTAAAAGACTTGAGAGATATTTTTCTTCAGATCTCTCTTCTGGTGGAGGAGCAAGGAGAAAGTATCAACAATATTGAAATGATGGTCAACAATACCCAAGAGTACGTTTACAAGACGGAAGAGAAATTCAGACTAGCAGTGAGGTACAAAAAGAGAAATCCTTGTCGGGTGCTGTGTTGCTGGTGCTGCCCTTGCTGCAAATAA